The genomic interval TGGTCTGAAAACTATGATTCTGGTTATATCATCAAGAACCTATAGGTTGCGTGCACAATTGAAAACATGGGGATGTTACAGGGTTTTAGTTCTCAAACCTGCTTGGTCTGTTTAACCACATCCTTGTACCAATTCCAGAAACTATATGTACACAGTAATAGACTAATAGTCGACAAAATAGAAGCAAGGTTCAGTATGTGCCCATGAGTCTCCGCTTCTATCGAACTCATTAGATAAAACAGGGGTGTCAATTAATCTTGGGACTGAGATAAAAATTTTGATCCCTGAAGAACCTGGTAACCATTTCTGCCTTGTCAGCTGAAAGGTCTGTGTTTTCCAGTATATATTCCTTGGATTCCTTGGCAATTGCTTCAATTGATCCCACTGCTTGGTTAAGCTGAACATAATAGCCAGAATAACCTTTAGTTAGGCAGTGTTAATTAATACAAGCTTTGACGATGAAAAGTAACGTACCGCATTTGCATCATGATTGTCAATTCCTGGTATCGATGTGATCACTCTTTGAAACACACCAGCACTTTGCACATATTGTTCTCTCTAATCAAACAAGAAACCCCAAATGTTTAGCAAAAGAAATGTGCAGGATAGGCCACAAGAACCAAGTGTGAAACATAACATTGTTAATGTTTGTATGACAGTACACCAACCTGAGCCTTCAATTTTGTGGTGACATCCTCTCGCTTGCATACTGTATAATCAATTAGTAACTCAGAACATTTTCCATCAGAATCCTTAAAATGATCGAGCTTTAAAGAACAAGATTTACCTCCGCGCGCAAAAGCTATCCTCAGCATCTTCTCAAAACCCATCTCCAAGTCTTTAACCAGAACAAATGCCGGCCTACCAAGCTCCAATCCGGATCTTGACAAGTTAAAAACAGCTCCGGTCAACTTCATACTCAAACATTATCACAGAAGATTACTCCTGTAAGCTCTACCAAATCTAATGGCACACTTTCCTTgagcaaaaaaaaagaaacagacAACTCACTTGAAGTAAGAACGAACAAACAAGTCATTTTGCTCCTTGGTTGGGAGAGTGCAGATAACATAGAGATGTGCAAATTGCTTCTTCAGTAATTGAGTTCTGTATTGTCACCAGGATTCGCATTAATTGAGTTCAACCGCATGAATTGAGTTCAACAGCGAAAGCAAGTTGGTCAAGTACCTGGCCAAGATTTCGGAGACATTAG from Argentina anserina chromosome 2, drPotAnse1.1, whole genome shotgun sequence carries:
- the LOC126785218 gene encoding protein PARTING DANCERS, with the protein product MKPTDRVRAKATNSAGVCMMRNAWKDEQHPSFINFISNFLAANSFKLNFVSIPPDFIFNCGGSSVAFIFVTSLDSTNVSEILARTQLLKKQFAHLYVICTLPTKEQNDLFVRSYFKSGLELGRPAFVLVKDLEMGFEKMLRIAFARGVCKREDVTTKLKAQREQYVQSAGVFQRVITSIPGIDNHDANALNQAVGSIEAIAKESKEYILENTDLSADKAEMVTRFFRDQNFYLSPKIN